The Bacteroidia bacterium genome includes a region encoding these proteins:
- the rpoB gene encoding DNA-directed RNA polymerase subunit beta — MSVKNNNRISFSSTKNQYEYPDFLEIQVKSFEEFFQLNSTPEKRKMEGLHRVFQENFPISDTRNNFVLEFIDYFVDPPRYVLNECIERGLSYSVALKAKLKLYCTDPDHEDFDTVIQDVYLGTVPYMTPRGTFVINGAERVIVSQLHRSPGVFFGQSVHANGTKLYSARIIPFKGSWIEFATDINNVMYAYIDRKKKLPVTTLLRAIGFESDKDILEIFGLAEEVKVSKAAIKKLIGRKLAARVLKTWIEDFVDEDTGEVVSIERNEIIIDRETIIDKDHIDLIVDSGSKTILLHKEDQNLADFAIIYNTLQKDPCNSEKEAVMYIYRQLRNAEPPDEETARDVIDKLFFSIKRYDLGEVGRYRINKKLGLDIPIDTKILTKNDIIYIIRYLIELINSKADVDDIDHLSNRRVRTVGEQLSAQFGVGLARMARTIREKMNVRDNEVFTPIDLINAKSLSSVINTFFGTNQLSQFMDQTNPLAEMTHKRRLSALGPGGLTRERAGFEVRDVHYTHYGRLCPIETPEGPNIGLISSLCVYAKINVLGFIETPYRQAGNGSVDLVDENVVYLSAEEEEEKIIAQANAEVNEKGEFLSAKVKARFRGDFPVLDKDQIQLMDVAPNQIASIAASLIPFLEHDDANRALMGSNMMRQAVPLLQPQAPIVGTGLEEKVALDSRALLMAEADGVVEYVDGKEIVVRYKRTDEERFVSFNDDVVVYNILKFRKTNQNTTITLRPVVKKGQKVVKGQVLTEGYATKGGELALGRNLMVAFMPWKGFNFEDAIVINEKLVKEDAFTSLHIDEFILEVRDTKRGVEELTSDIPNVSEEATRNLDENGLIRIGAYVQPGDILIGKITPKGETDPSPEEKLLRAIFGDKAGDVKDASLKVPPSMYGVVIDKKLFARQIKDRKVKVAEKTLLDKIDEEASKKYLDFKQRLIEKLFVVVNGKTSQGVKDYYNVDVIAKGEKFTLKMLQIVDFININPNKWTTDKAKNDIIRDLLNNYIIKYKEIEAEVKRKKFNLTIGDELPAGIVKLAKVYVAQKRVVKVGDKMAGRHGNKGIVSRIVREEDMPFLENGTPVDIVLNPLGVPSRMNLGQIYETVLAWAGRELGMTFATPIFDGANLDEINEYTDKAGLPRYGRVYLYDGGTGEKFDQPATVGIIYMLKLGHMVDDKMHARSIGPYSLITQQPLGGKAQFGGQRFGEMEVWALEAFGAANILQEILTIKSDDVIGRAKAYEAIVKGEPMPIPGIPESLNVLIHELRGLGLSINLE, encoded by the coding sequence ATGTCTGTTAAAAATAATAATAGGATAAGCTTTTCTTCAACCAAGAATCAGTATGAATATCCTGATTTTCTTGAGATTCAAGTAAAGTCTTTTGAGGAATTTTTTCAATTAAATTCCACACCTGAAAAACGAAAAATGGAAGGCTTACATAGAGTTTTCCAGGAAAATTTTCCGATTTCAGATACACGAAATAATTTCGTGTTAGAGTTTATTGATTATTTTGTAGATCCTCCACGATATGTACTTAATGAATGTATTGAAAGAGGATTATCATATAGCGTAGCTCTTAAAGCTAAGCTTAAGTTGTATTGCACCGACCCTGATCACGAGGATTTTGATACAGTAATTCAGGATGTTTATTTAGGAACAGTTCCTTATATGACACCTCGCGGAACCTTTGTAATTAATGGAGCCGAAAGAGTTATTGTTTCTCAGTTACACAGATCACCAGGAGTATTTTTCGGACAAAGTGTACATGCAAATGGTACAAAACTTTATTCTGCAAGAATTATCCCTTTTAAAGGATCTTGGATTGAGTTTGCTACTGACATTAACAATGTTATGTATGCTTACATCGACAGAAAAAAGAAATTACCAGTAACAACTTTGCTTCGTGCTATAGGTTTTGAAAGCGATAAAGATATTTTAGAAATTTTCGGATTAGCTGAAGAGGTAAAAGTATCAAAAGCTGCTATCAAAAAACTTATCGGCAGAAAACTTGCTGCTCGTGTTTTAAAAACATGGATTGAAGATTTCGTTGATGAAGATACCGGCGAAGTTGTATCAATTGAAAGAAATGAAATTATTATTGATCGTGAAACAATTATTGATAAAGATCATATTGATCTAATAGTTGATTCAGGTTCAAAAACTATATTATTGCATAAAGAAGATCAGAATTTAGCTGATTTTGCAATTATTTACAATACATTACAAAAGGATCCTTGTAACTCTGAAAAGGAAGCTGTAATGTATATTTATCGTCAGTTACGTAATGCTGAGCCACCTGATGAAGAAACAGCTCGTGACGTTATTGACAAATTGTTCTTCTCAATAAAAAGGTATGATTTAGGTGAAGTAGGAAGATATCGTATCAATAAAAAATTGGGACTTGATATTCCAATTGATACAAAAATTCTTACCAAAAATGATATTATTTACATCATCAGATATTTAATTGAGCTTATCAATTCAAAAGCTGATGTAGATGATATTGACCACTTAAGTAATCGTAGAGTTCGTACAGTTGGTGAGCAATTATCAGCGCAATTTGGTGTTGGTTTAGCTCGTATGGCACGTACAATTCGCGAGAAAATGAACGTTCGTGATAATGAGGTTTTCACTCCAATTGATCTTATTAATGCTAAGAGTTTATCTTCAGTAATTAATACATTCTTTGGAACTAATCAGCTATCACAATTCATGGATCAAACCAATCCATTAGCTGAAATGACTCATAAACGTCGTTTATCTGCACTTGGACCAGGCGGTTTAACCCGCGAACGTGCAGGATTCGAAGTGCGTGACGTTCATTACACTCACTATGGCAGACTTTGTCCTATTGAAACTCCTGAAGGACCAAATATCGGTCTTATTTCTTCACTTTGCGTTTATGCAAAAATCAATGTTCTAGGATTTATTGAAACTCCATATCGTCAGGCTGGTAACGGAAGCGTTGACTTAGTTGATGAGAACGTAGTTTATTTAAGTGCTGAAGAAGAAGAAGAAAAAATCATTGCACAGGCTAATGCTGAAGTAAATGAAAAAGGTGAGTTTTTAAGTGCTAAGGTTAAAGCTCGTTTCCGTGGAGATTTTCCAGTTCTAGATAAAGATCAGATTCAGTTAATGGACGTTGCTCCAAATCAGATTGCATCTATTGCAGCGAGTTTAATACCATTCTTAGAACATGATGATGCGAACCGTGCTCTTATGGGTTCAAACATGATGCGTCAGGCTGTTCCTTTGCTTCAACCACAGGCTCCTATAGTTGGAACCGGATTAGAAGAAAAAGTAGCACTTGATTCACGTGCATTATTGATGGCAGAAGCTGATGGCGTTGTAGAATATGTTGACGGAAAAGAAATCGTTGTTCGTTACAAACGTACAGACGAAGAAAGATTCGTTAGCTTTAATGATGACGTTGTCGTTTATAATATTTTAAAATTCCGTAAGACTAACCAGAATACAACAATAACTTTAAGACCAGTAGTAAAAAAGGGACAGAAAGTTGTAAAAGGTCAGGTACTTACAGAAGGTTATGCAACTAAAGGTGGTGAATTAGCATTAGGTAGAAACCTGATGGTTGCTTTCATGCCATGGAAAGGTTTTAACTTTGAGGATGCTATCGTTATCAACGAAAAGCTTGTAAAAGAAGACGCTTTTACTTCCTTGCATATTGATGAATTTATTCTTGAAGTTCGTGATACAAAACGTGGCGTTGAAGAATTAACTTCTGATATTCCAAACGTTAGCGAAGAAGCTACAAGAAATCTTGATGAAAATGGATTAATTCGTATTGGTGCTTATGTACAACCAGGAGATATCTTGATTGGAAAAATTACACCAAAAGGTGAAACAGATCCTTCTCCAGAAGAGAAACTACTTAGAGCGATTTTTGGTGACAAAGCTGGTGATGTAAAAGATGCATCATTAAAAGTTCCACCATCAATGTATGGAGTAGTAATCGACAAAAAACTTTTTGCCCGTCAGATAAAAGACAGAAAAGTAAAAGTTGCTGAGAAAACTCTTCTTGACAAAATTGATGAAGAAGCAAGTAAAAAATACCTTGACTTTAAACAACGTTTAATAGAGAAATTATTTGTTGTAGTTAATGGTAAAACTTCTCAGGGTGTTAAAGATTACTATAATGTTGATGTAATTGCTAAAGGTGAGAAGTTTACATTAAAAATGCTTCAGATAGTTGACTTTATCAATATTAATCCAAATAAATGGACTACCGATAAAGCAAAGAATGACATAATCAGAGACTTACTCAATAACTATATTATTAAATATAAAGAAATTGAGGCTGAAGTTAAACGTAAAAAATTCAATCTTACAATTGGTGATGAGTTACCAGCAGGTATTGTAAAACTTGCAAAAGTTTATGTAGCTCAGAAACGTGTTGTAAAAGTTGGTGATAAAATGGCAGGTCGTCACGGAAATAAAGGTATCGTATCAAGAATCGTTCGCGAAGAAGATATGCCTTTCCTTGAAAACGGAACACCTGTTGACATCGTTCTAAACCCACTTGGTGTACCTTCTCGTATGAACTTGGGACAGATTTATGAAACAGTTCTTGCTTGGGCAGGTCGTGAGTTAGGAATGACTTTCGCTACTCCTATTTTTGATGGTGCAAACCTTGATGAAATAAATGAATATACTGATAAAGCTGGCTTACCTAGATACGGTCGTGTTTATTTATACGATGGTGGTACTGGTGAAAAATTTGACCAGCCTGCAACAGTAGGTATTATTTATATGCTAAAACTTGGTCATATGGTTGACGACAAAATGCATGCTCGTTCAATCGGACCATATTCACTTATTACTCAACAACCACTTGGCGGTAAAGCGCAATTTGGAGGTCAGCGTTTTGGTGAAATGGAGGTTTGGGCTCTTGAAGCATTCGGAGCTGCAAATATATTACAGGAAATACTTACTATTAAATCAGATGATGTTATTGGTCGTGCAAAAGCTTATGAAGCTATTGTTAAAGGTGAACCAATGCCAATACCTGGTATTCCAGAATCGCTTAACGTGCTCATTCATGAGTTACGTGGATTAGGATTAAGTATTAATTTAGAATAG
- the rplL gene encoding 50S ribosomal protein L7/L12: protein MADLKVFAEQLVNLTVKEVNELAQILKDEYGIEPAAAAVAVAAAPAEAAAPAEKSSFDVILKSPGGAKLQIVKLVKELTGLGLKEAKDLVDAAPKAVKEGCSKEEAESLKAQLVEAGAEVELK from the coding sequence ATGGCAGATTTAAAAGTTTTCGCAGAACAATTAGTTAACCTTACAGTAAAAGAAGTAAACGAGTTAGCACAAATTTTAAAAGACGAGTATGGCATCGAACCAGCTGCTGCTGCAGTTGCAGTTGCTGCTGCTCCAGCTGAAGCTGCTGCTCCAGCCGAAAAAAGTTCATTTGATGTGATTTTAAAATCACCAGGTGGTGCTAAATTACAAATAGTAAAATTGGTAAAAGAATTAACAGGTCTTGGACTTAAAGAAGCAAAAGACTTAGTTGACGCTGCACCAAAAGCTGTAAAAGAAGGCTGCTCTAAAGAAGAAGCTGAATCATTAAAAGCTCAATTAGTAGAAGCAGGCGCAGAAGTTGAACTTAAATAA
- a CDS encoding 50S ribosomal protein L10 has translation MIKEDKDKIIKDLTGRLQNFSHFYLADISDLNASDTSSLRRKCFDKDIELVVVKNTLLRKAMESFDGKYNELFDVLQGGTSVMFSNTASAPAKLIKEFRKTNKKPLLKGAFVEESVYIGDNQVDKLVAIKSKEQLIGDIILMLQSPLNNVMSSLQSGKNILAGVVKTLSEK, from the coding sequence ATGATAAAAGAAGATAAAGATAAAATCATTAAAGATTTGACCGGTCGTTTACAAAACTTCAGTCATTTCTATCTTGCTGATATTTCTGATTTAAATGCCTCTGATACAAGCAGCTTACGTCGTAAATGTTTTGATAAAGACATCGAACTAGTTGTAGTAAAAAACACATTGCTTCGTAAAGCAATGGAGTCATTTGATGGGAAATATAACGAATTATTTGATGTTTTACAAGGTGGAACATCAGTAATGTTTTCAAACACAGCAAGCGCTCCCGCAAAACTGATAAAAGAATTCCGCAAAACAAATAAAAAACCTTTATTGAAAGGTGCTTTTGTAGAAGAATCAGTATATATTGGCGACAACCAGGTTGATAAACTTGTTGCGATTAAGAGTAAAGAACAACTTATTGGTGATATTATTTTAATGTTACAATCACCATTAAACAATGTTATGTCTTCACTTCAATCAGGCAAGAACATATTAGCAGGAGTCGTAAAAACTCTTTCAGAAAAATAA
- a CDS encoding 50S ribosomal protein L1 has protein sequence MGKITKNQKVALSKVDANMSYTLNDAAKLVKTLTFTKFDASVDLDIRLGVDPRKANQMVRGIVTLPHGTGKQTRVLVLCTPDKVNEATEAGADYVGLEDYIEKIKGGWTDIDVIITMPSVMAKIGALGKVLGPRGLMPNPKSGTVTMEIGKAVKEVKMGKIDFKVDKYGIIHSSIGKVSFNEEQLIDNAKEFIRTIIKLKPTAAKGTYMKSIYLSSTMSPGIQIDSKSVD, from the coding sequence ATGGGAAAAATTACAAAAAACCAGAAAGTTGCTCTTTCTAAGGTTGACGCAAATATGTCATATACCTTAAATGATGCAGCTAAGCTTGTGAAAACCCTGACTTTTACAAAATTCGATGCTTCAGTTGATCTTGATATCAGACTTGGTGTTGATCCACGCAAAGCCAATCAAATGGTTCGTGGTATCGTTACACTTCCTCATGGTACAGGAAAACAGACACGTGTTTTAGTTCTTTGTACACCAGATAAAGTGAATGAAGCTACTGAAGCAGGTGCTGACTATGTAGGTCTTGAAGATTATATCGAAAAAATTAAGGGCGGTTGGACAGATATTGATGTTATTATTACAATGCCATCAGTAATGGCAAAAATAGGCGCCCTTGGAAAAGTCCTTGGACCTCGTGGACTTATGCCAAACCCAAAAAGCGGTACTGTTACAATGGAAATTGGAAAAGCAGTAAAAGAAGTGAAAATGGGTAAAATCGACTTCAAAGTTGATAAATATGGTATAATTCATTCTTCTATTGGAAAAGTATCTTTTAATGAAGAACAGTTGATTGATAATGCAAAAGAATTTATTCGTACCATTATTAAATTAAAACCAACTGCTGCAAAAGGTACATACATGAAAAGTATTTATCTTTCTAGTACCATGAGTCCGGGTATTCAGATTGATTCAAAATCAGTAGATTAA
- the rplK gene encoding 50S ribosomal protein L11 translates to MAKQVETYIKLQIKGGAANPSPPVGPALGSKGVNIMEFCKQFNARTQDKAGKVLPVLITVYADKSFDFVVKTPPASVQVLEAAKLQSGSKEPNRNKVGSITWDQVKTIALDKMPDLNCFTIESAMSMVAGTARSLGVTVQGESPLKK, encoded by the coding sequence ATGGCAAAACAAGTAGAAACTTATATTAAGTTACAGATTAAAGGTGGTGCTGCAAACCCATCTCCTCCAGTAGGTCCAGCTTTAGGATCTAAAGGAGTTAATATCATGGAGTTTTGCAAACAGTTTAATGCCAGAACCCAAGACAAAGCTGGAAAAGTTTTACCAGTACTTATTACAGTATATGCTGATAAATCATTCGACTTTGTTGTTAAAACGCCTCCTGCATCGGTTCAAGTACTTGAAGCTGCAAAACTTCAGTCAGGTTCAAAAGAACCAAACCGAAATAAAGTAGGTTCAATAACTTGGGATCAGGTTAAAACTATTGCCTTGGATAAAATGCCCGATTTAAATTGCTTTACTATCGAGTCTGCTATGTCAATGGTAGCTGGTACAGCAAGAAGTTTAGGTGTTACAGTTCAGGGAGAATCTCCTTTAAAGAAATAA
- the nusG gene encoding transcription termination/antitermination factor NusG, which translates to MAEIVKHWYVVRAISGKEKKIKEYIEAEINRFNLQEFVSQILVPTEKVYQIRNGKKISKERSFFPGYILLEATLAGEITHIIKNVTGVLGFLASKEGNPIPLKLSEVNRILGKVDELAESDEEINSPFLVSEAVKVIDGPFNGFTGIIEEVNEEKKKLKVMVKIFGRKTPLELSFMQVEKE; encoded by the coding sequence ATGGCAGAAATTGTGAAACATTGGTATGTAGTTAGAGCTATAAGCGGCAAAGAGAAAAAGATTAAGGAGTATATTGAAGCCGAAATAAATCGCTTTAACCTTCAGGAATTTGTTTCCCAAATTCTTGTGCCTACTGAAAAAGTTTACCAGATAAGAAATGGTAAAAAAATTAGTAAAGAACGTAGCTTCTTTCCAGGTTACATTTTATTAGAAGCTACTTTGGCTGGTGAAATTACACACATTATCAAAAATGTTACTGGTGTGTTGGGATTTCTAGCATCCAAAGAAGGCAATCCTATCCCACTAAAGCTTTCCGAAGTGAATAGGATACTTGGAAAAGTAGATGAATTAGCTGAAAGCGATGAGGAAATTAACAGCCCCTTCCTTGTTAGTGAAGCCGTTAAGGTTATTGATGGACCTTTTAATGGATTTACAGGAATTATCGAAGAGGTTAACGAAGAAAAAAAGAAACTTAAAGTTATGGTAAAGATTTTCGGAAGAAAAACTCCACTAGAACTTAGTTTCATGCAAGTTGAAAAAGAATAG
- the secE gene encoding preprotein translocase subunit SecE, producing the protein MNKIKLYLQEAYLELTQKVTWPTWKELQSSAIVVMVASFIIALIVSLMDFGFSNIMRLIYSMFY; encoded by the coding sequence ATGAACAAAATAAAGTTGTATTTACAAGAAGCTTATTTGGAACTAACCCAGAAGGTTACATGGCCAACTTGGAAAGAGCTTCAATCAAGTGCAATAGTAGTAATGGTTGCTTCCTTTATTATAGCGCTCATCGTTTCGTTAATGGACTTCGGTTTCAGTAACATCATGAGGCTAATTTATAGTATGTTCTATTAA
- the tuf gene encoding elongation factor Tu, with product MAKEKFDRSKAHVNVGTIGHIDHGKTTLTAAITKVLHEKGLSEFRSFDSIDNAPEEKERGITINTAHIEYQTATRHYAHIDCPGHADYIKNMVTGAAQMDGAILVVAATDGPMPQTREHVLLARQVNVPKMVVFINKVDSVEDVEMLDLVEMEVRELLSFYKFDGDNAPVIRGSALGGLNGDPKWVEKIMELMDAVDSYIPIPPRENEKPFLMPVEDVFSITGRGTVATGRVELGVVNTGDEMEIVGITLEKRKTVVTGVEMFRKILDRGEAGDNVGLLLRGVDKNEIKRGMVMAKPGSITPHTKFKAEVYILKKEEGGRHTPFHNHYRPQFYIRTLDITGEVILPEGVEMIMPGDNITIQVDLIYPVAINKGLRFAIREGGRTVGAGQVTEIVE from the coding sequence ATGGCAAAAGAAAAATTTGATAGGAGTAAAGCGCATGTGAATGTAGGTACAATTGGTCATATCGATCATGGTAAGACTACTTTGACAGCTGCTATTACAAAAGTTTTACACGAAAAAGGACTTTCAGAATTCCGTTCATTCGATTCTATCGATAACGCTCCGGAAGAAAAAGAAAGAGGAATTACTATTAATACAGCTCATATCGAGTATCAAACAGCTACTCGTCACTATGCACATATAGATTGTCCTGGTCACGCCGATTATATCAAGAATATGGTTACCGGTGCTGCTCAGATGGATGGAGCTATCCTTGTTGTTGCTGCAACAGATGGTCCTATGCCTCAAACAAGAGAACACGTTCTTTTAGCACGTCAGGTAAATGTACCAAAAATGGTAGTTTTTATTAATAAAGTAGACAGTGTTGAAGACGTTGAAATGCTTGATCTTGTTGAAATGGAAGTACGTGAACTATTAAGTTTCTATAAATTTGATGGTGATAACGCTCCTGTTATTCGTGGATCAGCTCTTGGTGGATTAAACGGAGACCCAAAATGGGTTGAAAAAATTATGGAATTAATGGATGCAGTTGATTCATATATTCCAATTCCTCCTCGTGAGAATGAAAAACCATTCTTAATGCCAGTTGAAGACGTATTTTCAATTACCGGTCGCGGAACAGTTGCTACAGGTAGAGTTGAATTAGGTGTTGTAAATACAGGCGACGAAATGGAAATCGTAGGTATTACATTAGAGAAAAGAAAAACAGTTGTTACCGGAGTAGAAATGTTCCGTAAAATTCTTGATAGAGGTGAAGCTGGTGATAACGTAGGTTTATTACTTCGTGGTGTAGACAAAAATGAAATTAAAAGAGGTATGGTAATGGCAAAACCAGGATCAATTACACCTCATACTAAATTTAAAGCTGAAGTTTATATTCTTAAGAAAGAAGAAGGTGGACGTCATACTCCATTCCATAATCACTATCGTCCTCAGTTCTACATTCGTACTTTAGATATTACTGGTGAAGTAATTCTTCCAGAAGGTGTAGAAATGATTATGCCAGGTGATAACATCACTATTCAGGTTGACCTAATTTACCCAGTTGCTATTAATAAAGGATTGCGTTTTGCAATTCGTGAAGGTGGTAGAACAGTTGGTGCTGGTCAGGTTACAGAAATTGTTGAATAA
- the raiA gene encoding ribosome-associated translation inhibitor RaiA has protein sequence MKVNIQTLHFDADKNLEAFIHERMDKLISKNSNIVLADVTLKLDKAQTMDNKIAEIKLEVPGNNLFAKKQSKSFEEAADSAVEALQRQLKKYKEKRIGK, from the coding sequence ATGAAAGTAAACATTCAAACACTACATTTTGATGCTGACAAAAATCTTGAAGCATTTATTCATGAGAGAATGGATAAGTTAATTTCAAAAAATTCTAATATTGTTTTGGCTGATGTTACATTAAAATTAGATAAAGCTCAAACAATGGATAATAAAATTGCAGAAATTAAACTTGAGGTGCCAGGAAATAACCTTTTTGCAAAAAAACAATCAAAATCTTTTGAAGAAGCAGCAGATTCTGCAGTAGAAGCTTTGCAACGTCAGTTAAAAAAATACAAAGAAAAAAGAATTGGCAAATAA
- a CDS encoding tyrosine-type recombinase/integrase, which translates to MDVVGSFVGYIKYEKRYSDHTVNAYFRDISQFITFLSASFSDVTPINANFRHVRSWVVSLIEDSNEARSVNRKLSALNSFYKYLLREKIVNFNPTEKIVPPKNKKRLPVFVEEKQMFDLLKEVDFGEGFKGERDKLIIALFYSTGIRLSELISLKISDVDLHNNTIKVLGKRNKERIIPFGLQLKTDIEKYIIYRTQIGASDQNLFISEKGKKLYSKLIYRIVNHYIGIVAILDKKSPHILRHTFATHLLNNGADLNAIKELLGHANLAATQVYTHNSFEKLRNIYKKAHPRA; encoded by the coding sequence ATGGATGTTGTTGGTTCATTTGTAGGGTATATTAAATACGAAAAACGCTATTCTGATCACACAGTTAACGCATATTTTCGCGATATTTCTCAATTTATTACATTTTTAAGTGCGTCATTTTCTGATGTGACTCCAATTAATGCTAATTTCAGGCATGTTAGATCATGGGTTGTAAGTTTAATCGAAGATTCTAACGAAGCCCGATCAGTTAATCGAAAACTTTCGGCATTAAATAGCTTTTATAAATATTTACTTCGCGAGAAAATTGTTAACTTTAACCCAACCGAAAAAATAGTTCCGCCAAAAAATAAAAAAAGACTGCCTGTTTTTGTTGAAGAAAAACAAATGTTCGATTTATTAAAGGAAGTAGATTTTGGAGAAGGATTTAAAGGTGAAAGAGATAAATTAATAATAGCATTATTTTATAGTACCGGAATAAGATTATCTGAATTAATATCATTAAAAATTAGTGATGTGGATTTACATAATAACACTATTAAGGTACTTGGTAAAAGAAATAAAGAAAGAATAATTCCTTTTGGGTTGCAATTAAAAACTGATATTGAAAAATACATTATATATAGAACCCAGATAGGTGCATCAGATCAAAATTTATTTATTTCGGAGAAGGGGAAAAAATTGTACTCGAAACTAATATATCGTATTGTTAATCATTATATAGGAATTGTTGCAATTCTTGATAAGAAAAGTCCACACATTCTTCGTCATACATTTGCAACACACCTATTAAATAATGGTGCAGATTTAAATGCTATAAAAGAACTGTTAGGACATGCAAATCTTGCAGCTACTCAGGTTTATACGCATAATTCATTTGAAAAGCTCAGAAATATTTATAAAAAAGCTCATCCACGAGCATAA
- a CDS encoding 30S ribosomal protein S21 yields MIIIPIKEGEHIDRALKKFKRKFEKTGIMKELRARKAFQKPSIRRREEILNAVYIQKLHRSEEK; encoded by the coding sequence ATGATTATTATTCCAATTAAAGAAGGCGAACACATTGACAGAGCTTTAAAAAAATTCAAACGCAAATTTGAAAAAACTGGCATTATGAAAGAACTTCGCGCAAGAAAAGCTTTCCAAAAACCTTCTATTCGTCGTAGAGAAGAGATTCTAAATGCTGTTTATATTCAAAAACTTCACCGTTCAGAAGAAAAATAA
- a CDS encoding helix-hairpin-helix domain-containing protein — translation MSKFREYFTFTRSERNGILVLLFIIVVLIVISQIADLFFKREKVDYTSFETEINEFISVSNIRQSDSMISGSYSDTIKADYFYFNPNTVSENDLQKLGFSLKLIKTFVNFRSKGGKFYDKDDVKKIYGMTDSLFVKIQPFIEIPEKKTNKFSENTRKDKSNYNNQKTSYPENKFQQKTKTAIDINNADTTVLCTLPGIGPGYAKRIVKYRDLLGGFVKKEQLLEVFGFTTEMYSKIENLVLIDQSVVKKINLNKAEWKQLIKHPYFPKDVTNKIIEYRKIQGKIQNVQEMVYNKMITQDQADKIKSYSDF, via the coding sequence ATGAGTAAGTTTCGCGAATATTTTACTTTTACCCGTTCAGAAAGAAACGGCATTTTAGTTTTATTATTTATAATTGTTGTACTAATTGTTATATCACAGATTGCCGATTTATTTTTTAAAAGAGAAAAGGTTGATTATACTTCTTTTGAAACAGAAATAAATGAATTTATTTCTGTTTCAAATATTAGGCAATCAGATAGTATGATCTCTGGTAGTTATTCAGATACTATTAAAGCAGATTATTTTTATTTTAATCCTAATACTGTCTCCGAAAACGATTTGCAAAAATTAGGTTTTTCTTTAAAACTTATAAAAACATTTGTAAACTTTAGAAGTAAGGGTGGTAAGTTTTATGATAAAGATGATGTGAAAAAAATATATGGGATGACAGATTCTCTTTTTGTTAAAATACAGCCATTTATAGAAATCCCTGAAAAGAAGACAAATAAATTTTCTGAAAATACTAGGAAAGATAAATCAAATTATAACAATCAAAAAACTAGTTATCCCGAAAATAAATTTCAACAAAAAACAAAAACTGCAATTGATATAAATAATGCAGATACAACTGTTTTATGTACACTTCCTGGAATAGGCCCGGGATATGCAAAACGAATTGTAAAGTATAGGGATTTGTTGGGTGGTTTTGTTAAAAAAGAACAATTGCTTGAAGTATTCGGATTTACAACGGAGATGTATTCTAAAATTGAGAATCTTGTATTAATAGATCAGTCAGTAGTAAAAAAAATAAACCTGAATAAAGCAGAATGGAAACAATTAATTAAGCATCCATATTTTCCAAAAGATGTAACAAATAAAATTATTGAATATAGAAAAATACAAGGCAAAATACAGAATGTTCAGGAAATGGTTTATAATAAAATGATTACACAAGATCAGGCCGATAAAATAAAATCTTATTCAGACTTTTAA